The genomic DNA AATAGCCACCGCCGTACCCAATTCGCTCTCCTCGTTCTGTATAAGCTACGCCCGGCACAATTTGAAGATCAATTCCATCCACATTCACTTCTTCCGTAAGCCCGGGAATCGGTTCGCGTAAATTCATATACACCGTTTCTAATTGATCAAAATTATTAATTTGCCGGAAGGACATCGTTCTTGTTCCTTTATTACACTTAGGAACTACAACTTTCTTTCCTTCTTCCCAAGCTTTTTCAATAATAGGATATGTATTCACTTCATTTTCCATTGAAAGAGTAATTCCAATTGTTTTAGCTTCAATCCACTCTTTTTGCGCATACAGCAAAAATGCAATCTGTTCTGATAAAGTTGTATACTGTTCTTCTGATAAAGAATTCATGTGTTCTATTATTTGTTTACGCAAACGCACTTTCTCTTCTTTCACACATTTCCCCCCTACAGTGACACTTTTCTCTATGATGATAGTGTATCACTTTTAACATAGGAATCGAATAAAAAAAGAAACAGTAGGAAAATATTCCTACTGCTTACTTTGTTTCACGGTGTAACGTAGACTTCTTGTCACGCTTGCAATACTTTTTAAGCTCGATACGCTCAGCGTTGTTACGTTTATTTTTCTTTGAGATATAGTTACGATCTCCGCATTCTGTACATGCTAGAGTAATATTCACACGCATTCTTATTTCCCTCCAGTACTAATAACTTAAATCAGACTATACTATAATACCACTTTTAAAATAAAAATTCTACACCTTTTGATATTGTCTAATTTTTTCTATAAGATTTTTCATGTTTTCCCTTGCTATTACTGGGTTTCTAGCATGTGAATACACTAAAAATTTTGGTTGTTTTGTGTCAGAAACGATATAAGACCACTCTTTTTCAGTATATTTGAACTGTACTCCTTCAAATATACCTTCTCCCTTCCTTTCTATATCATCCAATAATTTCCTCATAATTTCCCCTTTTTCATTCCATGAACATACCACTTCATCATAAAGTAAATAGAGCGGCGGTGATTGCTCTACTATGCTGAGAAACGTTTTTCCTTGCAATGCTATTAGCTCGAATAATTTTCCAATTCGATATAAAATATCTCGCTTCCACCTTACTTGAAACGACTTTCTTTCATCCTGCGTATAAAATAGAAGATAACATTCTCCTAACTTCAAAGACATCGGGTAAATATTTCCTGTCGATTCGAGTAAGAAATCCGGAATATCTACCTCTTCCAAATCTGTACCCTGGTAAATATTACTATGTTTATCGTATAACTCGAAATGATTTCCTTGCTCAGAAAACATAAGAGCCATATTCGCTTTACTTGATTTCATCAAAGCTTTCACATGATCTTTTTGTTCGCTTGCATAAATCCATGTAACTGTACAACCAAGTCTTTGCAGAAAGAGCATAAGTAAATGTTGCAACGTATCATTTCTCTTATTAATAAGAAGATGAAACTTCTGCATCTGTATTTTCTCGATATCAATATGCTCCAATATAACTTCTATATACTCATTCATAGAAACATGAACCAGCTCATTACGCCCCATTTCTTTCTCATGTACGTAATAAAACAATTCGGACATATATACTTGTTCTATCTCTTTTTGCTGCTTATACGTTAACGGCATGCCAGCTTGACTGTAT from Bacillus cereus G9842 includes the following:
- a CDS encoding 5-formyltetrahydrofolate cyclo-ligase, translating into MKEEKVRLRKQIIEHMNSLSEEQYTTLSEQIAFLLYAQKEWIEAKTIGITLSMENEVNTYPIIEKAWEEGKKVVVPKCNKGTRTMSFRQINNFDQLETVYMNLREPIPGLTEEVNVDGIDLQIVPGVAYTERGERIGYGGGYYDRYLVHYKGKTLSLAYGFQMVKHIPVEPFDKNIEKIITEKGTMLINELV
- the rpmG gene encoding 50S ribosomal protein L33, with protein sequence MRVNITLACTECGDRNYISKKNKRNNAERIELKKYCKRDKKSTLHRETK